A stretch of the Rhizomicrobium sp. genome encodes the following:
- a CDS encoding VOC family protein, translating to MVQVTELGYLTLGVKNLGRWKSFAGEVLGVEVADGGRPDRCYLRMDYWHHRIVLEENGADDLMSLGLRVAGQDEFREIAKRLEAAGASVRVGSFEEAYERHVLEVMMLQDPSGYEIEIFHGPHVLADKPFHPGRRMHGRFKTGSGGLGHAMIRETVGQEKTYAFYKLLGMRGGVEYRVPVPGLHRPADLVFLHCNDRDHTLAFSGPGKKRINHLMFEVENFDDVGLAYETVKKAGISVGIQPGRHANDQMYSFYFMNPSGFMSEIGWGARSSTHQSEYYQRDISGHDTVAGVVAPNMEPV from the coding sequence ATGGTGCAAGTCACGGAGCTTGGATACCTCACGCTCGGCGTAAAGAATCTCGGTCGCTGGAAGTCCTTCGCGGGCGAAGTCCTGGGCGTCGAAGTCGCCGATGGTGGCAGGCCGGATCGCTGCTACCTCCGCATGGACTATTGGCATCACCGGATCGTCCTTGAAGAAAACGGGGCGGACGACCTGATGTCGCTCGGCCTCCGTGTCGCCGGACAGGATGAGTTCCGCGAGATCGCGAAACGGCTGGAAGCGGCAGGGGCAAGCGTCCGCGTCGGATCGTTCGAGGAGGCATATGAGCGCCATGTGCTCGAAGTAATGATGCTCCAGGACCCCAGCGGCTACGAGATCGAGATTTTCCACGGGCCGCATGTTTTGGCGGACAAGCCCTTCCATCCCGGCCGCCGCATGCACGGGCGATTCAAGACCGGCAGCGGCGGCTTGGGGCACGCGATGATCCGCGAAACGGTCGGGCAGGAAAAGACCTATGCCTTCTATAAGCTGCTCGGCATGCGTGGCGGCGTCGAATACCGCGTGCCGGTGCCGGGCCTGCATCGTCCCGCCGACCTGGTGTTCCTGCATTGCAACGACCGAGACCACACGCTGGCGTTCAGCGGTCCCGGCAAGAAGCGCATCAACCATCTGATGTTCGAGGTCGAGAATTTCGACGATGTCGGTCTCGCCTACGAGACCGTCAAGAAGGCGGGGATCTCCGTCGGCATCCAGCCGGGCCGTCACGCGAACGACCAGATGTACTCGTTCTACTTCATGAACCCGTCGGGCTTCATGTCCGAGATCGGCTGGGGCGCGCGCTCGTCGACGCACCAGTCCGAATACTATCAACGTGACATCTCCGGGCAC